One genomic window of Deltaproteobacteria bacterium HGW-Deltaproteobacteria-6 includes the following:
- a CDS encoding sulfurtransferase TusE: protein MPQIELAGKIYEVDEDGFLQELDKWNEEFAEAYAHVEDIEGKLTEEHWKVINYLRNYYQQFGIAPMIRKICKDLGIDMKKLYELFPTGPAKGACKLAGLSKPTGCV from the coding sequence ATGCCGCAAATCGAATTGGCAGGTAAAATTTATGAAGTGGATGAAGACGGGTTTCTTCAGGAACTCGACAAGTGGAACGAAGAATTTGCAGAAGCTTATGCCCATGTGGAAGATATCGAAGGCAAGTTGACCGAAGAACATTGGAAAGTGATCAATTACCTGCGCAATTACTATCAGCAGTTCGGCATTGCCCCCATGATCCGGAAAATCTGCAAAGATCTGGGGATCGACATGAAAAAGCTCTACGAACTTTTCCCCACGGGACCTGCCAAAGGAGCCTGCAAACTGGCCGGCCTCTCGAAGCCTACGGGTTGCGTTTAG